The nucleotide window GTATTCTATTTCTCTCTGTACCAATTTATGTGTTAATTAGGTGTTCTTTTCTGAGGTTAGCAAGTagtttgtcttttttattttttgtcttttgttttttttagaatgtatttatgGTAAACATATGCCAAGATTATTATGAACATTTCCTTACcttatttttgcaaaaaaaGAATCAGATAAGGCATCAACACGTTTTATTACATGGCTAAATCATTATGATATTGAGAACTTTCATCTACTTTTATTACATGGCTAAATTGATGTGATATTGAGAACTTTCATCCCTATCAATATCATCATGTATTGATTTCTTACAAAGCTAAACAGTCATAATAACTTGCaaagcttaattaatttgtcgAATAGTCCCAGCTTTCATCTACTGCAAatctacaaaattaattaagcttaTCTTGTTAAATATTCTCTCAGTTCCATATAAATGgttcatcttttttaaaaaaaaaaaaaattagcagtcccaaattcatatatataggtCCACTGATCATGTGAATATATTGGTCAAAGAATCATTTTTCAATTGCATGTGTTTCAAAATTGTCCTTGATCattgcatttattttatattttgtgatataCTATAAGCTTTTGAACTAAAAAGTAGAGGCGTGATAGTGGAATTTCAAAAGAGAAGATACAAGTACAAATTAAGAATGCATttacaacataaaatatatctttatatttgttctttttttaaagtggcCATGAAGTTTTAGAGACCTGTTTGATAGTGGAATATATTTGGCTTTCACAACTGATTCGGTTCATTATTCTTGTTGCAGAGACCTGTTGAAGGACCTACAGCAGTGAAGCAAGACCTTAGAAGCTTTAAGcttaaattagaatatataaaagCCTTGCCTGTGCGtgctttcatatttttttaatattagattgtTGCATAACGTAAGATTTATTCTTGCTTCCATGCCCAATTCCATACTTCCATTGTGTTGAAACTTTCACCTTTTCAGATGacattcttttaatttcttcaatcttGCTTGAAGGAAAATctatgtttaattattttaagaattgagcATGACACAAAAATTCACTGTACTTCTGAATACATGGCTATAAAACCCCTTCTTCTCAAACTGACTGGAAGCACAAATGTCAAAGTTTAGTTGCAGTTGAAAATGCATGACATGAAATTCATTTTACTTTTAGTTATTAGTGCTTACAAGTCCATTTTTCATTGATTAAAGTTATCTTTTTGTGAACCTAGTCATAGCCTGATGACTTTTGAAGCAAGTCAACTCATGCAACTTTACTAGAGGAAACGCATCATGATTATTGTTCACTGATTAATCATCTAGAATTGTAGAAGTAAATTGCTTGCCAGATGTCACTATGCAATTGCAatcaaaatcatgttttgttgttttgtgtgCTTGTACAGTAGTTAAATTATGTCTATATCAAAGTGAAAATCAACAAGATAGAAGGAAGAAAGGACAAAAGATGTGTCAGTAACATGATAATAAATGTTGCacatatttttgtgtatttttttttaattttctgcaaCACCTTTTTTGGCGAGTAAAAttcgttaaaaataatttttttcgtcACATAAACATATTTGTCGTGATATGATAACAccgaaaaaaatcttttttgacAAAACTTACACGctaaaaatatgtaatggcGACGATAATTCAAAATCACTGGAAAAAAATATTGCCGCAATTGATTTTTCTCAGCGATTTTAATGGTAAATGGAAAGGCCATTCCTTCGATTTTTGAGACAGTTGTGAcggaaaaaaattggaaatagAAGTTTTTGCAAAGATTTTTTCTAATTgctaaaattgattaaaaaaaatggctcTTTTATTGCGTCTAACATGTAGCAATttaaaaatcgttgcaaataatcAAATACAACGATTATTGGAGTTTTTTGCGACAATTTTGAGCGTCGAAAAAAacctaatttcttgtagtgatatgtgtaatattattaatgttgtaAAGTAGTCTATCCTTTTCTCGAAGGCATTAGTGGAAGACTTAGACCAATTGATATTTGCAGGTCAATAAAAGCTTAATTGTCCACTTCCATCACTATGTGTCGTTTACGCACTTGACGgctgtatgtagaattactcttaccCAAATATTTGAAAGCTTGATGATCTTTTTAGGGGGAGAGTTTTTgttaatgttttaaattgagtAATTTTCTTTACTAGCCATTTAAAATCTCGTTTGATTGGGCTGGCTCGAAGTACTTGTATATTTGTCTTGAACCTCCTCCCttatattaattaagttttttttgtcATTCGAGGGTTATGACGGTAGAGTATCAAGTTAAGATTACAAATAGATACAAagatattatatgaaatcatgtcaatttataaattctaattttagttttatttttttacacctaatatttctttaattatttttattagcaACCAGGCCATGCAGATAAATTTCATACCAGAATTTTGTCACTTTACAAACTCACATATGATGCCgatgaatcatatatatataaatatatatatatatatatatattatctgttctattataataagtgcgAATAGCTCATGAACAATGTTTTTGTTCATCtgtgtgtatttcactttttttgtgTTGTGTCGATTTTAGCcttatgttttgttcttttgtgtCCATTTTAAGTaaggatttttctttcttttggtgcAAGTGCGTCAGATGAGGGTCGATTGATGGGATAAGTGGTCAGGTttagtctcttttttttttttttctctttcagtCTTTTGTCTTTCTTATGGATATTCTCTTTCCTCTGCATCTTCTGTTTCATCTTTTCTCcgaaactaattttttttcctttttgtcttcgtcttctctcttctctacatcttctctcttctttttgttttcctttctgtGTCTTCTCTCTTTAGGTTTGTTTTTTGcaatgttggtttttttttttcctttgatttcgttgaagttgatttttttgcTTGTGTGATGTGTatgtttttatcttcatatttgtggTGAACTATTGGGTTGTAGctatttttttgttgtgtgaTTTgcatatttgtaaaaaaaatagatggatttctttttttggtttcgTGGGGGATTCATGGTAAAGGTGTACAAAAACTGTTAAAATCAGCTGGGATCGACGTGAACCGGCCTCTAGAGTACGGATCTGGCTGAAACTGATAGAGAACCAATTGGTCGGCGATAAAAATAGGCTGCAACCAACGTCGGCCGGTTCGGTTTCGGTTTGAACCTGGTTCAGACCGTTGAATCGgccaatcatatatatatatttatacgtgTATAAAGCAAAgtcgtttcacttaagtaagtgaaacgacgtcattttaaGTGAAACAATGTTAGGGTTTGAAACGACGTTGTTTAcaccaaacggcgccgttggGGGTTAGGGTTGAAGCCCTAACCTCTTACCCCTCTATCATTTTCACTGAGTCGTTTTCCTCTCATCTCgctctcagctctctctctccccgatGATGCCTTCTCCCTTTCATCTCCCTCTCAGCTCTCTCTAAATAAGTGAAACAATGTCATTTTAAACCcacggttttgaaaaaatatatatgaaatgacgttgtttggtttaatacaccaaacATACATGTTCGGGGttaggctctctctctctctctctctctctctctctctcttcctccctctgaTGCAATCTCCCTCTCAGatctctcatctccctctcaACTCTGTCTCTCATCTCCCTttcggctctctctctcatatacaattcatttttctagtttttgttgtgatattttattatttgttgtgaGATTTGCACACTGATATTTGTTGTGAGACACTgagatttgtgaatttttttttatgggattaTGAAGTGAAACCGACGGTAAACGGCCGAAATTATGCCGGCTGGTTTTATCTCCTTCATTAGTCGGTTTCAGTCGATATCACCCCCATGAAAAACATGTCAATGAGGTTTCAGTTTCGGACCAAAACCACACTGAGATGGTCAGTTTTCACCCTTAATCCAAAGTATGGTTGTCTCTTTTTCTCCGCAtgttctatttcttcttctctccaaaaccttttttttttttcattcttcttgTTTCTTCTTTTGGTTCCATGGGGGATCCAGAGCATAGATTTCGTGGGGGAAATCCAGACTATATAgttgggcaaaaaaaaaaaaagaataatatcgTTTCTTATttacctgtttttttttttttttttttttcatgttgcgGTAGATCactaaattttttaagtttctgatttttaattttacatccTCTTTGCCCGGTGGAGATTCACAGAAtggtaactatatatatattttttaagtcttTCGTAAATCATGTTAGGTAGAGAAACGGTGGTGGGTAACTGAGGGGAGAGAGGATCTAAAATAAACATTTAGGGTTTGATGGAACAGCGTCGTATGAAATGGGATGGGGTTCCGGCCTtgtgttttgaaattttgggcTTTACATATGAAAAATCAGAATGGGTTTTCCGAAATTAGCCcatgtaaaaaatttatcataCATGGCCAATagtcctttttttctttattcttgcAAATTGATACtaattcttcataaaaattttatgaaaaaaaattagctCTTGAAAaactaaactttgatgttgggcagcattttattttctttaattttgagatctgtgaatgttgaattgaattattACATTTTAGTATGAATATGTAGTtgcttatataatttttttttttccattttgtaatgatttttgctttttcatctattaagatatataattttaaaaaataaaatctttgcttcattttcctgtgaattgaataatttatttattaaccccaaattaataacatatttgaaGCAAATTTACAGTTTGAAtgttactatatataatttttttaagtttctgatttttaattttacacaaGGCCGGTATGttactataaaattaattttttttggtataaataaaattgatctgattcttttgtttggttttaGATGATCGAACatctggtattttttttttttttttttggtgtattACTTTATTTTGAGATGTATAGCTTCGATATATGGTtagttttctctcttttttttctttttcttttttaacatgtGTATTGCTTTATTTTGTAAACCTATATTAGACTTTTTTGGCATGTATATTATTATGGTTGATgtgtatattaatttattttgacatATATGGTTAGCTTATTTCCTCTGCAAGTAGGCAATGTGCCTTGCACGTTACTCCACCACTAGTACGTgcgcgtgtatatatatatatatatataaatatatatccgATTACAAAtcacatcatgtatatatatgtgtataccCGAGCAGTACGTACGATATGAAATTAAAAGACTAGAAAGGCCTGCCCATTTTGCATTGAAGCTTACGTACATATGCATATTTCAACATCAACTTGGCATCATATTTGATACATACAAGTTTCAACGTGTTGCTTATTTCATTAATGttaccataaatatatatatatatatatataacttgtcaCGTACGCTTGGAACAGAGAAGCTGTACTCCATCACGATCGAGCTAGCTGCATGCAGCTTATTtcaatactatcatatataaactCGTTATTAGAAGGCCGTAGTACTGATCTATATATCTTCAAACCCTGaaaatcacaaataaaaaaaaaaacatgaatgaagaattaattattacatgcttttgatatttattaatGCAAGTTAACAAACAAAAgcagtactaattaattaatgtgcaATTTCATGGATCGAGGCTTACTGAGTATATTCAATTCTGATTTTTCCGGCATTAAGATTAGCTATTGCAGAGAAAGCTTCTCGAGAGAGATCGATGGTTCCTTGACATCCTGGTGGACAGTAATCGACAATTTTAACCACAACGCTCGTACTCTTGCAAGGTTGTGGTACACCCTGATTTGTTGATCCGATGCATCTGACTCTATAACTTCTCCCACAGGCTGCCCGATTCCCCCATATTGCATCGCTTGCGGCAGCTATCATGACACCATTGTTTTGAAATCCATAGCACGAAGAGGCTGCAGTAGTCAACGATAATAATTAATTGTTGAAACTTATGAAAGGTtcttataattaaatctaatcACGTAATTGGAGTTTGATGCATGCAACAGGACAGTACATAGCATTTGCCCTCCCCATTTGAAATTGAGCATGCTAATTTGCATGCATCACACTAGCTAGATTGATTTCATGCATATTCAAGAGTTTACTAATTTGATTTAGATGAATTTGAGCACATGAAGAAAATAGAGATTTCTAACTTGATGGGGATGGGatttgagttaagttgaattattaagaaatctaattaaatttttcttaatttcaatgAATCTCACattgttagaaaaaagaaatatgagtgcttaaaaataaaaagaattacatTTACAAGGCGATGCAaagaatatgtatattttcaacATTATTAATATGACAGATATTGATTGGAaagataagtttaaaaaatataagaactcTTTGCATCGAAAATATGTCTACTTTAAAAATCTGAAAGATATAGATAAAGTATGATATGAAAGctcataagatatatatatatatatacacacacacatatgcaTCGATGTTAATTAATTGATACATATAAATGGATATACTCACGAACATAAGGAGGAGTGTAGAAAGTAGCCGTCCCCTGTGCAGCATTTGCCACTGATGTGAGACTACATATGGTCATGGACACCATGATCAAAGCACGAATACCCAACCCCATCTTTTTTCCCTATCAAAAACTACAGGATGAGTCTATGACACTTCTACTTCTTTGTTGCAAAAAGATGTAGAGATAATGACTCAAATTTATAGAGTAAAATAAGAAGACtaattggtatatttttttacactaataaataaataacatgtgGTTATGTGAGAATACCTCACACCCTATAAAATAATTGCCGTgagaagtaaaataataaatagtgattaatgacaaaaaaaatttctaggTATTTTCTGTCTTCCTTTTCGGCTCAAAGGTACgtacaataattttatattatttcacttGGAACTACCTTATTTTCTTGTCGTCTCAAATGAACGTGCAAAATTGTCAGGGCGGCTATGCCTTCTAGCCTCACGACTGATAGTAATCtcaatacaagttttaaatagggaAAATGCTAGGATCCTGTTCGTAGCTCCcgcttcaaaaaaaaatttaattttttttgacttaataattaagaaaatattatttaataatattataattttttttaaatatttaaaatggttaaaaaaatgatgtaaaaaaaaacttaaaatggaCTACTGATTTTTTATAGTTAGAGCTCCTAGCGGTAGGTGTAGacacataatttaaatagattAATGTATGTTAATTGAAAAGTGATCTCattcatcttttaatttaaaCAGAACCTACgtcttttataaaagattttattaaaaaagaataatttttatatattttttaaagcaaaatctacaattttataaaaacttatataaaattcatctatttaaaatttctagAAATCATTTTTCATCCAACTATATCTATAAATTTCGAGAACAGCTAGGATTGGAAAAGGCTAGATAAGATCAGTAGTACTAGAGGTTgcgttgattttttatttttatttttttcaatttttggacCACAACGGGAAGTGAGAACAAATTGCCGTGCTCGTGAGGGGGCTCCCATTATGGCCAGTTCATGGAATATATCTAATAATATTcttcaattaatattataaacgACAATGTTAATGTGTCTATCAAATGTGTCCACCAAATATATACTAgtgtaaatgagtttttttatttttattttctttattttaaacaatttttaaacatccttaactattaagaacaaaataaaaaatatataaattcactaatagttatttcttcttttttttcttttttttttaatgaaagagaaaaatgtcaCATATCCTTGAGTGACCcctccaaattttattaaagaaaaccCTCACATATGGCAGatgaaaaccgtggtaacaatcCAATACTTGAAACAAAAACCCAAGCATGCAAAATACACTAAACAATAATCCAAAGACCTATCACTAACATTAAATTACACTGACAAAGTTAAAAAGGACCCAACActaatttccttctcaaatatgGCAGACCTCCCTTATCAAGTCTTAAGAAACCTCTTGCCATCAGTGGAAGCTCCAAAGCAGAAGAATAAGTAAGATTACTCCCCTGAGCTCCAATTTTAGCTAGAATATCAACAACCGCATTGTATTCCcgataaatatgtttaaaagtgCAACGAACTTGACCAAGAAATCTCATGATTTCTTCCCAGAAGTCTTCTAGATACTAGAAACCACACCTTTCATTTTCAATCCAATCAATAATCAATTTTGAATCCATCTCAATCTCAATAGCTTCACAACCCAAATGCCTAGCATGCCTCAAACCATATAGTAAACCCATAACCTCAGCATGGTTATTAGAGCAACAACCAATATGAGTAGAAAAACCCAACCGCAACTCACCATCATGATCACGAATTAAACCTCCTACTCCTGAAGCACCCGGATTGCCCAAAGAGCAGCCATCAACATTAAGTTTATACCAACCAAGCTTTGGTTTCTCCCATTTAACAATCTTCTCACCCCTCATACAAACCCTTGGAATAGAAAGATTTAATGAGTGAAACAGCTCCTCGTCCCTTGTACTAATATTGTTTTGATCTTTGAACTTTAGAACAACCCCAGGACAACCAATATTTAATCGACATACAGACCATGTCAAAGGATTCTAGGGTGCCCTCCATCCGAGCTTTACATCTCCTCGTGATAATAATATGAAGGATACCAAGGATCTGTCCACTACAAGAAGAGCGTTTGGCCCGACGAAACCAACACGCCATTCGCTCTTTCCAATTCCTTCCAATCAAATTTGGCATACCTAAAAGCAAACAAGCCCGACACCAAATCTGTGATGCCAATTCACCCAAAGCAAGAAGATGATCCTGATCTTCATAGGCACCCAGAGCACAACAGTCACACTTTGAAACCAGAATAATACCCACTCTCCTCAGACGATCATCCACATGAAGACAACCATGCAAAGCTTTCCACATCAAAatcgacatttttttttttgtataaaaggGTGTCATACCCAATTCATCCACTGAATCATAGGTGATGGAGTACGAAGACACTCCCAAGCACTTTTAGTGGAGAACTTCCCATCCGCCTTAGGAATCCAAATAAGAACATCCTcaccatattttaaatttctcaatttttcaaTCAACATATATGTTTTCTCCACACCAACCAATCTTTGAAAATTGTCAATATTCCACTCAGCTCTAGATTTACACTCTATCAACGTTAGCGTAGGTAGATCCGTAATCTGTTGTTGATCACACAGAGGGCCCCCCCAACCCAATGATCCCTCCAAAAAGATAAATTCTCATTTTTTACCCTCCACAATGAGTTTTTTTGCACAAAAGGAAGACACTTCATAATCATACGCCAAAAGCAAGTTCCCTTCCTGGGATCAAACTAGCGAGATATGTTCAAATCCCACATATTTTGCTAAAAACATTGAGACCAAAAAGATTTACCTTGGAGAAGATTCCAAGCAAGCTTCATATGGAGAGACCTCTGAACTTCATGCAGATTCCGAAGACCCACGCCCCCCTAAAAAACGGGCTTACACATCGCATCCCACGAGCACTTTTAATAAgcactaatagttacttccttaaccattaagaaacaaaataaaaacaatatatatgagTGGACACATTTGATGAACACATTTGATaatcatactatcattttcctattacAGATTAATTAGTCTTGACCAGAATATTGCgtaaaaaacaaaccaaaacaaaataaaatggataCCATCGGTCTGAAACTGGACTAGTTACCCTCTCAAAACCCTCCCAGACTCAGAGTTAGTGAAAGGGGGTGGAAGCTTCAGCTCCTCCCCCCTAATCTCTTTTCCTTCCGCTCCCTTCTCTTATTG belongs to Juglans regia cultivar Chandler chromosome 8, Walnut 2.0, whole genome shotgun sequence and includes:
- the LOC118349307 gene encoding EG45-like domain containing protein, which produces MGLGIRALIMVSMTICSLTSVANAAQGTATFYTPPYVPSSCYGFQNNGVMIAAASDAIWGNRAACGRSYRVRCIGSTNQGVPQPCKSTSVVVKIVDYCPPGCQGTIDLSREAFSAIANLNAGKIRIEYTQV